Proteins from one Arthrobacter sp. DNA4 genomic window:
- a CDS encoding shikimate 5-dehydrogenase, translating to MTLCISLSARPSNNGTRFHNHLYGQLDLNWIYKAFAPTNLEQAIAGVRGLGIRGCAISMPYKEDVIALVDEMDPSAKAIDSVNTIVNTDGHLKAYNTDYTAIEQLLATNAVPTDYSVLVQGAGGMAKATVAALRDAGFTDVTVLARNEAAGRALADQYGFQWRAAIDGGTADLIINVTPLGMAGGTEADTVAFPAEAIEAARLVFDVVALPAETPLIRAARAAGKPVITGAEVATIQALEQFVLYTGVRPTPDQVRAAEEFMRAQ from the coding sequence ATGACCCTCTGCATCTCGCTCTCGGCCCGTCCCAGCAACAACGGGACCCGGTTCCACAACCACCTTTACGGACAGCTGGACCTGAACTGGATCTACAAGGCCTTCGCGCCCACCAACCTCGAACAGGCCATCGCCGGCGTCCGCGGGCTGGGCATCCGTGGCTGCGCCATCTCCATGCCGTACAAGGAAGACGTCATCGCCCTGGTGGACGAGATGGACCCTTCCGCGAAGGCCATCGACTCGGTGAACACCATCGTGAACACGGACGGGCACCTCAAGGCGTACAACACCGACTACACCGCGATCGAGCAACTCCTCGCCACCAATGCAGTCCCCACGGACTATTCGGTGCTGGTGCAGGGCGCCGGCGGCATGGCCAAGGCCACGGTTGCCGCCCTCCGGGACGCCGGATTCACGGACGTCACCGTCCTGGCCCGGAACGAGGCCGCGGGGCGCGCGCTCGCGGACCAGTACGGCTTCCAATGGCGTGCAGCGATCGACGGCGGGACGGCTGACCTGATCATCAACGTCACCCCGCTGGGGATGGCCGGCGGGACGGAAGCGGACACCGTGGCTTTCCCGGCGGAGGCCATCGAGGCGGCCCGCCTGGTTTTCGACGTGGTAGCGCTGCCCGCCGAGACGCCGCTGATCCGCGCCGCCCGTGCGGCCGGCAAGCCGGTGATCACGGGGGCCGAGGTGGCCACCATCCAGGCACTGGAGCAGTTTGTCCTGTACACAGGCGTCCGGCCCACCCCTGACCAGGTGCGGGCCGCCGAGGAGTTCATGCGCGCCCAGTAG
- a CDS encoding glycoside hydrolase family 3 N-terminal domain-containing protein — translation MSPEQKAGQVLLPFFKGNQVEAHAALIQRLHLAGSIIMGDNVPRDPQGKVDVAAMAAVNQRLQQAVAADGRRWPGIMSVDQEGGSVARLGPPLTEWPAPMSYGAAGNLDLTRTVSKGLASELVPLGFDLDFAPDTDVTVGPTDPTIGARSMSGDPAAAAAQGTAFSQGMLDAGVLPTVKHFPGHGSVTADSHLSLPVQPAGIDVLRGRDWKPFEAAVAAGLPIVMTGHIAVPALEPGVPASLSAPSYAALRGLGFKGVAVTDALNMGAVDKQYPSGAAAVKALAAGADLLLMPSDVEQAHAAIVQALAAGTLPAARLDEAAQRVATMMIWHARTTPPAGTAGAGAPAGSGAALSAQVSASAVTVVSGPCSGPLVPGSVRVAGGGPGDRERFEAAAARAGLTVGSGPLVNLIGFGGKPAGGDIAVSLDAPWPLQGSSAPVKVALYGRTDAAFDALAAVLVGKAPAPGKLPAAVGPFPAGTGCP, via the coding sequence ATGTCGCCTGAGCAGAAAGCCGGGCAGGTCCTGCTCCCGTTCTTCAAGGGCAACCAGGTGGAAGCCCACGCGGCGCTTATCCAGCGCCTGCACCTGGCCGGATCGATCATCATGGGCGACAATGTGCCGCGCGACCCACAGGGAAAAGTGGACGTGGCCGCCATGGCCGCCGTAAACCAGCGGCTGCAGCAGGCGGTTGCCGCCGACGGACGGCGCTGGCCGGGGATCATGAGCGTGGACCAGGAAGGCGGCTCGGTGGCACGCCTGGGGCCGCCCCTCACCGAGTGGCCCGCTCCCATGAGCTACGGGGCCGCCGGCAACCTGGACCTGACGCGCACGGTAAGCAAGGGCCTGGCAAGTGAGCTGGTGCCACTGGGCTTCGACCTCGACTTCGCCCCGGACACGGATGTGACCGTCGGTCCTACAGACCCCACCATCGGGGCGCGTTCCATGTCCGGCGACCCTGCCGCGGCGGCGGCCCAGGGCACCGCCTTCTCCCAAGGCATGCTGGACGCCGGCGTGCTCCCCACCGTCAAGCACTTTCCCGGGCACGGCTCGGTGACGGCGGATTCCCACCTCAGCCTCCCCGTCCAGCCGGCAGGCATCGACGTGCTCCGGGGCCGGGACTGGAAACCCTTCGAAGCTGCCGTCGCCGCGGGCCTCCCTATTGTCATGACCGGGCACATTGCCGTACCCGCGCTGGAACCCGGCGTGCCGGCGTCGCTCTCGGCGCCGAGCTACGCGGCGCTCAGGGGCCTGGGCTTCAAGGGCGTGGCCGTAACCGACGCCCTCAACATGGGTGCCGTTGACAAGCAGTACCCGTCCGGCGCGGCTGCAGTGAAGGCACTGGCCGCCGGTGCCGACCTGCTGCTGATGCCTTCGGACGTGGAGCAGGCGCACGCCGCCATCGTCCAGGCCCTGGCGGCCGGCACACTTCCCGCCGCACGCCTGGATGAGGCAGCGCAGCGCGTGGCCACCATGATGATCTGGCATGCCCGGACCACCCCGCCTGCCGGAACAGCGGGCGCAGGTGCACCGGCCGGAAGCGGGGCAGCCCTGTCCGCCCAGGTCTCGGCGTCGGCCGTCACCGTTGTATCCGGTCCCTGCAGCGGACCCCTGGTGCCCGGTTCCGTGCGGGTGGCCGGCGGGGGACCGGGGGACCGGGAGCGCTTCGAAGCCGCCGCAGCGCGCGCCGGGCTCACCGTAGGATCAGGGCCACTGGTCAACCTCATCGGCTTTGGTGGAAAACCGGCCGGTGGGGACATCGCCGTGTCCCTCGACGCTCCGTGGCCGCTCCAAGGGTCCAGTGCGCCGGTGAAGGTGGCACTCTATGGCCGGACCGACGCCGCCTTCGACGCGCTGGCCGCGGTGCTGGTAGGGAAGGCGCCCGCCCCGGGAAAGCTGCCCGCCGCCGTCGGGCCTTTCCCCGCGGGAACCGGCTGCCCCTAA
- a CDS encoding glutamate--cysteine ligase, whose translation MKIDFASSRQSTLGVEWELALVDGKTGELASVANQVLRGVASRHPELNEDDEHPHIKQELLLNTVELVTGICETAAEAKEDLSRSVAAVREITDPMGVELFCSHPFSPPQLQPVTDKARYAKLIDRTQWWGRQMVIYGVHVHVGLDRRDKALPVLDGLVNYFPHFQALSASSPFWGGEDTGYASQRALMFQQLPTAGLPFQFKSWEEYESYVQDMFTTGVIDTISEIRWDIRPVPALGTIEMRICDGLATLEEVGAIAALTQCLVDEFSTTLDNGGTIPTMPPWHVQENKWRAARYGLDAIIILDAAGKEQLVTDHLLETLNRLEPVAAKLRCSDELADVEKIIRRGAGYQRQRRVAAENGGNLQAVVLDLVKQMRNGPTA comes from the coding sequence GTGAAGATCGACTTCGCGTCATCGAGGCAATCCACCCTCGGTGTTGAGTGGGAGCTTGCCCTGGTGGACGGGAAGACGGGCGAACTCGCTTCCGTGGCCAACCAAGTGCTCCGCGGGGTGGCGTCGCGCCACCCCGAACTCAACGAAGACGACGAACATCCGCACATCAAGCAGGAACTGCTGCTGAATACGGTGGAACTGGTCACGGGCATCTGCGAAACCGCAGCCGAGGCCAAGGAGGACCTCAGCCGGTCCGTCGCGGCCGTCCGTGAAATCACCGATCCCATGGGCGTGGAGCTGTTTTGCAGCCACCCGTTCAGCCCTCCGCAGCTGCAGCCGGTGACGGACAAGGCACGCTACGCCAAGCTCATTGACCGGACCCAGTGGTGGGGCCGGCAGATGGTCATCTACGGCGTCCATGTCCACGTGGGGCTGGACCGCCGGGACAAAGCGCTCCCCGTCCTGGACGGCCTGGTCAACTACTTCCCGCACTTCCAGGCGCTCTCCGCGTCCAGCCCGTTCTGGGGCGGTGAGGACACCGGGTATGCCTCGCAGCGGGCCTTGATGTTCCAGCAGCTTCCCACCGCGGGGCTGCCCTTCCAGTTCAAGTCCTGGGAGGAATACGAGTCCTACGTCCAGGACATGTTCACCACGGGCGTCATCGACACCATCTCGGAAATCCGGTGGGACATCCGGCCGGTGCCCGCCCTGGGCACCATCGAGATGCGGATCTGTGACGGCCTGGCCACCCTGGAGGAAGTCGGGGCCATCGCGGCGCTCACCCAGTGCCTGGTGGATGAGTTCTCCACCACCCTGGACAACGGCGGAACCATCCCCACCATGCCGCCGTGGCACGTCCAGGAGAACAAGTGGCGCGCTGCGCGGTACGGCCTGGACGCCATCATCATCCTCGACGCCGCGGGCAAGGAGCAGCTGGTCACCGACCACCTGCTGGAGACCCTGAACCGGCTTGAACCGGTTGCCGCCAAGCTGCGCTGCTCCGACGAGCTGGCCGACGTCGAGAAGATCATCCGCCGCGGCGCCGGATACCAGCGCCAGCGCCGGGTGGCTGCGGAGAACGGCGGAAACCTGCAGGCCGTGGTGCTGGACCTGGTCAAGCAGATGCGCAACGGCCCCACTGCCTGA
- a CDS encoding CPBP family intramembrane glutamic endopeptidase, with protein sequence MSTAPAEVKRPRQVLPLFAVLLVLFAVAALWPVVGRVTGNAELPVQIAANLAPFAVFFGAVALAARFEGISLATAVGFSTRHAVRQLLTALALLAATLALTVAAAALGFRMFGEGEGGLLFFLYAAFRSFLLVGFGEELIWRGYVLGAMRRNMHSDAAAVLLSSVLFGVWHYPGGQDVLQVLMTMLFGVLWGMARLRIRHCSTFSTGTAHGLHDLALLVIATLTA encoded by the coding sequence ATGTCGACCGCTCCTGCCGAGGTTAAGCGTCCCCGCCAGGTCTTGCCACTTTTTGCCGTGCTCCTGGTCCTGTTCGCGGTGGCGGCACTCTGGCCCGTTGTGGGTCGTGTCACCGGCAACGCAGAACTGCCCGTACAAATCGCCGCGAATCTGGCGCCGTTCGCAGTCTTCTTTGGTGCCGTAGCCTTGGCGGCCCGGTTTGAGGGCATCTCCCTGGCCACCGCCGTCGGGTTCTCGACGCGGCATGCCGTGCGGCAGCTTCTCACCGCCCTGGCGCTCTTGGCCGCCACACTGGCCTTAACCGTTGCTGCGGCAGCCCTGGGCTTCCGTATGTTCGGCGAAGGGGAGGGCGGGCTGCTGTTCTTCCTGTACGCGGCCTTCCGCAGTTTCCTGCTGGTGGGCTTTGGGGAGGAGCTCATCTGGCGGGGCTACGTTCTGGGCGCAATGCGCCGAAACATGCACTCCGATGCGGCCGCTGTCCTGCTGTCTTCGGTGCTCTTCGGGGTGTGGCACTACCCTGGCGGACAGGACGTGCTCCAGGTGCTGATGACCATGCTCTTCGGCGTGCTGTGGGGCATGGCCCGCCTAAGGATCCGGCATTGCTCAACGTTCTCCACCGGAACCGCCCACGGGCTGCATGACCTGGCGTTGCTCGTCATCGCCACTCTCACCGCCTGA
- the tsaD gene encoding tRNA (adenosine(37)-N6)-threonylcarbamoyltransferase complex transferase subunit TsaD — protein sequence MNRTQPLVLGIESSCDETGVGLVRGTTLLTNTVSSSMDEHVRFGGVIPEIASRAHLDAFVPTLEQALADAGVTLEQVDAIAVTSGPGLAGALMVGVCAAKALAVATGKPLYAINHLVAHVGVGLLDDRATGRRQELPENLGALLVSGGHTEILRINSITSDVELLGSTIDDAAGEAYDKVARILGLGYPGGPAIDKMARTGNPKAIRFPRGLTQPKYMGTAGEPGPHRYDWSFSGLKTAVARCVEQFEARGEEIPVADIAAAFQEAVVDVISSKAVLACREHGVKDVLLGGGVAANSRLRELTGQRCASAGIRLHVPPLDLCTDNGAMVAALGAQLVMAGAEPSGIEFAPDSSMPVTSVSLPA from the coding sequence ATGAACCGTACGCAGCCCCTGGTACTGGGCATCGAATCATCCTGCGACGAAACCGGCGTCGGCCTCGTCCGCGGCACCACCCTCCTGACCAACACGGTCTCTTCCTCCATGGACGAGCACGTCCGCTTCGGTGGAGTCATCCCCGAGATCGCTTCCCGCGCCCACCTCGACGCCTTTGTTCCCACCCTGGAACAGGCCCTCGCGGACGCCGGCGTCACCCTGGAACAGGTGGACGCAATCGCCGTCACCTCCGGGCCCGGGCTTGCCGGCGCGCTGATGGTGGGTGTGTGTGCTGCCAAGGCGCTTGCCGTGGCCACCGGAAAGCCGCTGTACGCCATCAACCACCTGGTGGCGCATGTGGGCGTGGGGCTCCTGGACGACCGCGCCACGGGCCGCAGGCAGGAGCTGCCGGAGAACCTGGGCGCCCTGCTGGTCTCGGGCGGCCACACCGAAATCCTGCGCATCAACAGCATCACCAGCGATGTGGAGCTCCTGGGCTCCACCATTGACGACGCCGCGGGCGAGGCCTACGACAAAGTGGCCCGCATCCTGGGACTTGGCTACCCCGGCGGACCGGCCATCGACAAGATGGCCCGTACCGGCAACCCCAAGGCAATCCGCTTCCCCCGAGGCCTGACCCAGCCCAAGTACATGGGCACGGCCGGTGAACCGGGCCCCCACCGGTACGACTGGTCCTTCAGCGGCCTGAAGACTGCCGTGGCCCGGTGCGTGGAGCAGTTCGAGGCCCGTGGCGAAGAGATTCCGGTGGCCGACATTGCCGCAGCGTTCCAGGAGGCTGTGGTGGATGTGATCTCCTCCAAGGCGGTCCTGGCCTGCCGCGAGCACGGCGTCAAGGACGTCCTGCTGGGCGGCGGCGTGGCGGCAAACTCCCGGCTGCGTGAACTGACCGGGCAACGCTGCGCCTCCGCCGGCATCCGGCTGCACGTTCCCCCGCTGGACTTGTGCACGGACAACGGCGCCATGGTGGCCGCGCTTGGCGCCCAGCTGGTGATGGCCGGTGCCGAACCCAGCGGCATCGAATTCGCCCCGGACTCCTCGATGCCCGTCACCTCGGTGTCGCTTCCGGCCTGA
- the rimI gene encoding ribosomal protein S18-alanine N-acetyltransferase, with protein MTLDDVPAVGALEHRLFPIDAWPVQMFLDELSQPETRRYLVAETSGGIVGYAGLMCIEPIADVQTIAVVPDYEGRGIGSTLLTQLIDEARHRGAADVLLEVRADNPRAQQLYLRFGFEQIHVRPRYYRDGVDALIMRLQLPAAHPEGHEATEAGQA; from the coding sequence ATGACGCTGGACGATGTGCCTGCCGTCGGTGCACTGGAACACAGGCTCTTTCCCATTGATGCGTGGCCCGTGCAGATGTTCCTGGATGAGCTCTCCCAGCCGGAGACCCGCCGCTACCTGGTGGCGGAGACCAGCGGCGGCATCGTGGGCTACGCCGGCCTGATGTGCATCGAACCCATCGCGGACGTCCAGACCATCGCCGTCGTCCCCGACTACGAAGGCCGCGGCATCGGCAGCACGCTGCTCACGCAGCTGATTGACGAGGCCCGGCACCGCGGCGCCGCCGACGTCCTGCTCGAGGTCCGCGCCGACAACCCCCGGGCACAACAGCTCTATCTGCGGTTCGGCTTCGAACAGATCCACGTCCGCCCGCGCTACTACCGGGACGGCGTGGATGCCCTCATCATGCGGCTCCAGCTGCCCGCGGCACACCCTGAAGGACACGAAGCAACGGAGGCAGGCCAGGCATGA
- the tsaB gene encoding tRNA (adenosine(37)-N6)-threonylcarbamoyltransferase complex dimerization subunit type 1 TsaB: MLILAIDTSAVASAALVTDDAPESVLASFATEDTRSHAEVLAPGIHAMLASAGVTGQDVDALVVGVGPGPFTGLRSGIATARTLAFVWGKPLHGLVSLDAMALEVAESTAAVSEFLVVTDARRKEVYWARYSLDDGQLPVLEDGPHVGFASDLPALPAFGAGAGLYASVLQAHPDFAAEQPDALYLGQFALARLAAGHTLLDSTPLYLRESDAQVPGPRKRAL; encoded by the coding sequence ATGCTGATCCTCGCTATTGACACGTCGGCGGTGGCCAGCGCTGCGCTGGTCACCGATGATGCCCCGGAAAGCGTGCTGGCCAGCTTCGCCACGGAGGACACCCGCAGCCACGCTGAGGTGCTTGCCCCCGGAATCCACGCCATGCTGGCATCAGCGGGCGTGACCGGGCAGGACGTGGACGCCCTGGTGGTGGGCGTTGGTCCGGGCCCCTTCACCGGGCTGCGCTCCGGCATTGCCACCGCCCGCACCCTGGCCTTCGTGTGGGGCAAGCCGCTGCATGGCCTGGTGAGCCTGGACGCGATGGCCCTGGAAGTTGCGGAGTCCACCGCCGCCGTATCCGAGTTCCTGGTGGTGACGGACGCCCGCCGCAAAGAGGTCTACTGGGCCCGGTACAGCCTGGATGACGGCCAGCTGCCCGTGCTGGAGGATGGCCCCCACGTCGGGTTCGCATCTGACCTCCCTGCCCTGCCTGCGTTCGGCGCCGGCGCGGGACTCTACGCCAGCGTGCTCCAGGCCCACCCGGATTTCGCCGCGGAGCAGCCGGACGCCCTGTACCTTGGCCAGTTCGCCCTGGCACGGCTGGCGGCAGGACACACCCTGCTGGACTCCACCCCCCTGTACCTGCGGGAATCCGACGCGCAGGTCCCCGGACCACGGAAGCGGGCATTGTGA
- the tsaE gene encoding tRNA (adenosine(37)-N6)-threonylcarbamoyltransferase complex ATPase subunit type 1 TsaE: MSTPEELPANWEKTFTATTAEQTHAFGARLAEVLQAGDLLVLSGELGAGKTTFTQGLGEGLGVRPGIISPTFVLVRIHPNLPDGPRPGGPDLVHVDAYRLGSAAEIDDIDLENTMDSSVTVVEWGHERVEHLSDSRLEIDLHRAIGLGSAAAGTSASLDFDAEDTDEPRTIVMRGYGPRWAAVPELAGPAGGAAC, from the coding sequence ATGAGCACGCCCGAAGAACTGCCCGCCAACTGGGAAAAGACCTTCACGGCGACGACGGCGGAACAGACGCATGCTTTCGGCGCACGCCTGGCGGAGGTACTGCAGGCCGGGGACCTGCTGGTGCTGTCCGGCGAGCTGGGTGCCGGGAAAACCACCTTCACCCAGGGCCTGGGCGAAGGCCTGGGTGTCCGCCCGGGCATCATCTCTCCGACGTTCGTCCTGGTCCGGATCCATCCCAACCTGCCGGACGGCCCGCGTCCGGGCGGTCCGGACCTGGTGCACGTGGACGCCTACCGGCTGGGCTCGGCGGCGGAGATTGATGACATCGACCTCGAAAACACCATGGATTCCTCGGTGACGGTGGTGGAGTGGGGACATGAGCGCGTGGAGCACCTGAGCGACAGCCGGCTGGAGATCGACCTGCACCGTGCGATCGGCCTGGGCAGCGCCGCAGCGGGCACCTCCGCAAGCCTGGACTTCGACGCCGAAGACACGGATGAGCCCCGCACCATCGTGATGCGCGGGTACGGGCCGCGGTGGGCCGCCGTTCCCGAACTGGCCGGACCCGCCGGGGGAGCGGCATGCTGA
- the alr gene encoding alanine racemase — MTYPATTGEFSAASGPDPRHERSAVIDLEAIRHNVRRLAAAASPAKVMAVVKADAYGHGAVPVARAALQAGASWLGVAHISEALALRAAGIDAPLLAWLHTTDSNFGAAVAAGVDIGCSGWELERIVAAAREQERPARVHLKVDTGLGRNGATPEAWDRLVGEAVEYQDQGLLRVVGIFSHLAVADEPERPETDQQVAAFREALAIAEDAGVDPEVRHLANTPATLSRPDTHFDMVRVGLGIYGLSPFDGQTSAELGLRPAMTLRTLVSQCKEVPEGQGVSYGLHYRTRTASTLALIPLGYADGVPRVATGGPVRVAGKTYPVVGRIAMDQMVIDLGPEASGATLQGAEAELFGNGADGGPTVDEWARAAGTINYEVVTRISPRVPRRFINEDERAEAGHTLAGVPGKAGAA, encoded by the coding sequence GTGACCTACCCCGCAACAACCGGTGAATTCAGCGCTGCCTCCGGGCCGGACCCCCGCCATGAGCGGTCCGCAGTGATCGACCTGGAGGCCATCCGGCACAACGTCCGCCGGCTTGCCGCCGCTGCTTCCCCCGCGAAAGTCATGGCCGTGGTCAAGGCCGATGCGTACGGGCACGGCGCGGTCCCCGTGGCCCGTGCAGCCCTGCAGGCCGGCGCGTCCTGGCTGGGCGTGGCGCACATTTCCGAGGCCCTCGCGCTCCGCGCCGCCGGCATCGACGCGCCCCTCCTCGCCTGGCTGCACACCACCGACAGCAACTTCGGCGCCGCCGTGGCTGCCGGCGTCGACATCGGCTGCTCGGGCTGGGAGCTGGAACGCATCGTGGCCGCCGCCCGCGAACAGGAACGTCCCGCACGGGTGCACCTCAAAGTGGACACCGGGCTGGGCCGCAACGGCGCAACGCCCGAGGCATGGGACCGCCTGGTGGGGGAGGCCGTGGAGTACCAGGACCAGGGGCTGCTGCGCGTGGTGGGCATCTTCTCGCACCTGGCCGTGGCTGATGAGCCGGAGCGGCCCGAGACGGACCAGCAGGTGGCCGCATTCCGGGAGGCCCTGGCCATTGCCGAGGACGCGGGCGTGGATCCTGAGGTCCGGCACCTTGCCAACACCCCCGCCACCCTTTCCCGGCCCGATACCCACTTCGACATGGTCCGTGTGGGCCTGGGCATCTACGGGCTTTCGCCATTCGACGGGCAGACGTCCGCGGAGTTGGGCCTCCGCCCCGCCATGACGCTGCGCACCCTGGTGTCGCAGTGCAAAGAGGTGCCCGAGGGGCAGGGCGTCTCCTACGGGCTGCATTACCGCACCAGGACGGCGAGCACCCTGGCGCTGATTCCGCTGGGCTATGCCGACGGCGTCCCGCGCGTTGCCACCGGCGGCCCCGTCCGCGTGGCCGGGAAAACCTACCCCGTAGTAGGGCGGATCGCCATGGACCAGATGGTCATCGACCTGGGTCCGGAGGCATCGGGTGCCACGTTGCAGGGCGCGGAGGCGGAGCTGTTCGGTAACGGGGCCGACGGCGGACCCACGGTTGACGAGTGGGCACGCGCCGCCGGGACCATCAACTACGAGGTGGTGACCAGGATCAGTCCCCGTGTTCCCCGCCGCTTCATCAACGAAGACGAGCGCGCGGAAGCCGGCCACACCCTGGCGGGCGTCCCCGGCAAGGCGGGAGCGGCATGA
- a CDS encoding carbohydrate kinase family protein — translation MDAMPARPFDPLAAVRPPGEPGFDLLLAGTVFQDIIFTGLPHGPEPGTEIWSDGMGSCPGGVANQAIAAARLGLRTGLAAAFGDDGYGDFNWKILSGQEHVDLSLSRRVPGWHSPVTVSLCVDGDRSLVTHGHSAPVTNSELIGDPPQARAGIAEVGLEVEPWARAAHAAGVRLFGDVGWDPSGEWAPVRLDNLQYFYAFLPNQREAMAFTGKDNPWSALYALADRVPVAVVTLGAQGAMAVDSETGEEEWVPSLPVKAHDPTGAGDCFDAAFIVGTLAGWPLGDRLRFANLCASLAVQEVGGSLAAPGWGDIADWWKRANARPERQMSQWLRRFGFLADIIEDVPLAAQRRAAATIAHLSDA, via the coding sequence ATGGACGCGATGCCAGCCCGCCCCTTCGATCCTCTGGCTGCCGTCCGCCCGCCGGGGGAACCCGGATTCGATCTCCTGCTGGCCGGGACCGTTTTCCAGGACATCATCTTTACCGGCCTCCCGCACGGGCCCGAACCAGGTACGGAAATCTGGAGTGACGGCATGGGCAGCTGTCCCGGAGGGGTGGCCAACCAGGCCATCGCCGCCGCGCGGCTGGGCCTGCGCACCGGCCTGGCAGCGGCTTTCGGGGACGACGGATACGGCGACTTCAACTGGAAGATCCTCTCCGGCCAGGAGCACGTTGACCTCAGCCTCTCCCGCCGCGTCCCGGGCTGGCACTCGCCGGTGACGGTGTCCCTCTGCGTGGACGGCGACCGTTCCCTGGTAACCCACGGACACTCGGCGCCGGTGACAAACTCCGAGCTGATTGGAGACCCGCCCCAGGCGCGCGCCGGCATCGCCGAGGTGGGCCTTGAGGTTGAGCCGTGGGCCCGGGCAGCCCATGCCGCCGGGGTGCGTTTGTTCGGGGACGTGGGGTGGGATCCAAGCGGCGAGTGGGCGCCCGTGCGGCTCGACAACCTGCAGTACTTTTACGCCTTCCTGCCCAACCAGCGCGAGGCCATGGCGTTCACCGGCAAGGACAATCCGTGGAGTGCGCTCTACGCTCTCGCGGACCGGGTACCGGTGGCCGTGGTGACCCTGGGAGCGCAGGGGGCCATGGCCGTTGACTCGGAAACCGGGGAGGAGGAGTGGGTCCCGTCGCTTCCGGTCAAGGCGCACGACCCCACGGGAGCCGGTGACTGCTTCGACGCAGCGTTCATCGTGGGCACCCTGGCCGGTTGGCCGCTCGGGGACAGGCTGCGGTTTGCCAACCTGTGCGCCTCCCTGGCCGTGCAGGAGGTTGGCGGATCCCTGGCCGCCCCTGGCTGGGGGGACATCGCTGACTGGTGGAAGCGCGCCAACGCCCGCCCCGAACGGCAGATGAGCCAATGGCTGCGGCGCTTCGGATTCCTCGCGGACATCATCGAGGACGTGCCGCTGGCGGCCCAGCGCCGGGCGGCGGCCACCATCGCGCACCTGTCGGACGCCTGA